From a single Sphingosinicellaceae bacterium genomic region:
- a CDS encoding glycosyltransferase family 2 protein: MPIPSTAIVIVNYRTGDLVVDCLDSLVPEVTGRAGARVIIVDNASGDGSASRIAAAIAARGWDAWARVIESPVNGGFGAGCNVGIRAARQSAEPVELVWLLNPDTRVRPGALAAITAFMTANPAVGIVGTMIEEADGAPWPFAFRFPTILGEIERGMRLSPVSRLLARHAVLRRMDDRPKRVDWVSGASMVVRQGVFDTIGLFDEAYFLYYEETDFCRAAQTAGCETWYLPQARIMHIAGQSTGVTSRDAGRRRMPVYWFESRRRYFNKNHGTTYATLADLAWGASHLVWMLRRTLQRLPDPDPPRLLRDFIASASRRSRHARPVGFDTAVTELAVD; encoded by the coding sequence GTGCCGATCCCCTCGACTGCCATCGTCATCGTGAACTACCGCACCGGTGACTTGGTCGTTGATTGCCTGGATAGTCTGGTGCCGGAAGTCACCGGCAGAGCGGGGGCACGGGTAATCATCGTCGACAATGCATCGGGGGATGGTTCGGCCAGCCGCATCGCCGCAGCGATCGCGGCGCGCGGCTGGGACGCTTGGGCCCGAGTCATCGAGTCGCCCGTGAACGGCGGCTTCGGGGCAGGGTGCAACGTCGGGATTCGCGCGGCGCGCCAGAGCGCCGAGCCGGTCGAGCTGGTCTGGTTGCTCAATCCCGACACTCGCGTCCGCCCCGGTGCGCTGGCCGCGATCACGGCGTTCATGACGGCAAATCCAGCGGTCGGTATCGTCGGCACGATGATCGAGGAGGCCGACGGCGCGCCGTGGCCATTTGCATTTCGCTTCCCCACCATCCTCGGCGAGATCGAGCGTGGGATGCGCCTGAGCCCGGTCTCCAGGCTGCTCGCCCGGCATGCCGTTCTGCGCCGGATGGACGACCGGCCCAAGCGTGTCGACTGGGTTTCGGGCGCCAGCATGGTCGTACGGCAAGGTGTCTTCGACACCATCGGCCTCTTCGACGAGGCCTATTTCCTCTATTATGAGGAAACCGATTTCTGCCGTGCCGCGCAGACCGCAGGCTGTGAGACCTGGTATCTGCCGCAAGCCCGGATCATGCACATCGCCGGCCAGAGCACCGGCGTGACCAGCCGCGACGCCGGCCGCCGCCGCATGCCCGTCTACTGGTTCGAATCAAGACGGCGCTATTTCAACAAGAATCACGGCACCACGTACGCGACGCTGGCCGACCTGGCGTGGGGGGCGTCTCACCTTGTCTGGATGCTGCGGCGGACCCTGCAGCGCCTGCCCGATCCCGATCCGCCTCGCTTGCTCCGCGATTTCATCGCTAGCGCGAGTCGTCGTTCGCGCCACGCGCGGCCAGTCGGCTTCGACACCGCCGTCACAGAGCTGGCCGTTGACTGA
- a CDS encoding helix-turn-helix transcriptional regulator — MTNRSFATVTQLTGRESEVLQLIALGRTAKEVAQMLEIAPCTVERHIENVRLKTRTRNRAHMVAYVIQEGLLHERERPAMAMLAS; from the coding sequence ATGACGAACCGAAGTTTTGCTACTGTGACGCAACTTACCGGCCGCGAGTCGGAGGTGCTGCAGCTCATCGCGCTCGGGCGCACGGCCAAGGAAGTGGCGCAGATGCTGGAAATCGCGCCCTGCACTGTCGAGCGCCACATCGAGAACGTCCGGCTGAAAACACGCACGAGGAACCGCGCGCACATGGTTGCTTATGTGATCCAGGAGGGACTGCTGCACGAGCGCGAGCGGCCTGCCATGGCGATGCTCGCCTCATAA
- a CDS encoding amidohydrolase family protein: protein MMSLMRPVAALLLAFVPGVPVLGATVALVGGTIVDIDTGRLTPDGVVLITDQRISAVGTRTGVKIPVGTQVIPMAGKYLLPGLMNMHVHLGLKLPGAAGAALANESDPAETLRMASNARLSLLSGVTTLRLVGEDHGNDFALKSSIDSGELIGPRIQTAGEVIIPTGGHGSMEADGPYGFAHAVREEIKKGATWIKIAISGGISDTSGSISAAGMTDDEMRTTIEVAHRNGIKVTAHNGSPVAAEQALRFGIDGFEHGYHLSEANLKAMKAKGVWLVPTIVVTEKGALEFYRKIGSPDWYLARVASTNVDHWAMLKNAVRLNVNIALGTDQFPFEPNSGTTATVHEAELYVDAGMTPLRALQSATTESARMLGMEADIGRLAPGKYADVVAVDADPTKDIRALRTISFVMKGGIVVRNDAQPQFVRVD from the coding sequence ATGATGAGCTTGATGCGACCCGTGGCGGCGCTGTTGTTGGCCTTCGTGCCCGGCGTCCCCGTCCTTGGCGCGACCGTCGCGCTGGTCGGCGGCACCATCGTCGATATCGATACCGGGCGGCTGACCCCGGATGGCGTCGTCCTCATCACCGACCAGCGGATCTCGGCCGTCGGCACGCGCACCGGCGTCAAAATTCCCGTCGGTACGCAGGTCATCCCGATGGCGGGGAAATACCTGCTGCCCGGGCTGATGAACATGCACGTCCACCTCGGCCTGAAATTGCCCGGCGCGGCCGGCGCGGCGCTGGCGAACGAGAGTGATCCGGCCGAAACGCTGCGGATGGCATCGAACGCGCGCCTGTCGCTGCTGTCCGGCGTGACGACGCTGCGGCTCGTCGGCGAGGACCACGGCAACGACTTCGCCCTGAAATCCTCGATCGACAGCGGCGAGCTGATCGGCCCGCGCATCCAGACCGCGGGCGAGGTCATCATCCCGACCGGCGGCCATGGCTCGATGGAGGCCGACGGCCCCTACGGCTTTGCGCACGCCGTCCGCGAGGAGATCAAGAAGGGCGCCACCTGGATCAAGATCGCGATCTCGGGCGGCATCTCCGACACCTCGGGCAGCATCTCCGCTGCTGGGATGACCGACGACGAGATGCGCACGACGATCGAGGTTGCGCATCGCAACGGCATCAAGGTCACCGCCCACAACGGCTCGCCGGTCGCCGCCGAGCAGGCATTGCGCTTCGGCATCGACGGCTTCGAGCATGGCTATCACCTGTCCGAGGCGAACCTGAAGGCGATGAAGGCCAAGGGCGTCTGGCTCGTCCCGACCATCGTCGTCACCGAGAAGGGTGCGCTCGAGTTCTACCGCAAGATCGGATCGCCTGACTGGTATCTGGCGCGCGTCGCCAGCACCAACGTCGACCACTGGGCGATGCTCAAGAACGCCGTCCGCCTCAACGTCAACATCGCGCTCGGCACCGACCAGTTCCCGTTCGAGCCGAACAGCGGCACCACCGCCACCGTCCACGAGGCCGAACTTTACGTCGACGCCGGCATGACGCCGCTGCGTGCGCTGCAGTCGGCGACGACGGAATCGGCCCGGATGCTTGGCATGGAGGCCGATATCGGCCGCCTCGCGCCGGGCAAGTACGCCGACGTCGTCGCGGTCGACGCCGATCCGACCAAGGATATCAGGGCGCTGCGGACGATCTCCTTCGTCATGAAGGGCGGCATCGTCGTCCGCAACGACGCGCAGCCGCAGTTCGTCCGGGTCGACTGA
- a CDS encoding acyl--CoA ligase produces the protein MRHRKLTLTALIMRNSLSYLENVFALNEARQPLVTVSDALFANSLVGVDIADCIVPDEGGGWFTESHPLIYDDRPAQITYTSGTEGTPKGVVLTYSNLADAAERIILQMGLTSAVREYVGVPVTYSFGIGRIRAVSAAGGRSYLPPRGFDPLELSRMLESGEINALSAVPTLLRILLQTPEIMERDGDKLRWLEIGSQYMTGAEKRAIRELFPNARIVQHYGLTEASRSTFLKISEVPDNLLDSVGTAVGATEVGISQEGRIRIRGPHVARWRVGTEELVDLCDPDGWLETNDLGHMKDGYLYYDGRADDLINSGGIKINPDMLEARIGKLLGHGATVVVAKVPDALRGEGILVATEAPDVAIDRLRSVSVEALAELNVNAGNALHVMVMPAMPRTATGKPLRRLLTEDFIRTLAVPSVDPVTAQEVRSGTDDVRAYFIQSFPGRSIGEQDSFQSMGGDSLSYIQFSLGFESRFGSLPNDWESLTVAQLERKPLTNDKRIWRQLPSATLTRAFFMICIVALHFDTFIYSSNWGAAYFLFMLCGYSVMRFQWPEISRTGKVYTIFGTVVRVAIPTILVIVAMQLWARTFELKPLLLISNLFDPAKYRVAFYYFAEIYMQLLLIIAALLSIPTVRDWLRKRPMVTCTAFIAVAMAVSGVVNQVWDTTYIYHRTPIWYCWTVGAGMLMASARDLRSRVVALAIVTVSVVAHHGLTSASAYILGGASILLFWPAITVPSLIGIIVSEIAASSMFLYLSHTQVRSLVIRLFHGPMPRIALVLAIVVGMVFARVYNWLDRQVLAFARTSGAVASTRRLVRRWRGTLASSGSRA, from the coding sequence GTGCGACATCGGAAGCTGACGCTCACCGCGCTCATCATGCGGAACTCGTTGTCCTATTTAGAGAATGTTTTCGCGCTCAATGAAGCGCGCCAGCCGCTGGTCACGGTTTCGGACGCGTTGTTCGCCAATAGCCTGGTGGGAGTGGACATCGCGGACTGCATCGTGCCTGACGAGGGGGGTGGCTGGTTTACCGAAAGTCATCCGCTGATCTACGATGATCGACCGGCGCAGATCACCTATACCTCGGGCACGGAGGGCACGCCTAAAGGCGTGGTTCTGACTTATTCGAATCTTGCGGACGCTGCGGAGCGGATTATTCTCCAGATGGGTCTGACATCTGCCGTACGCGAGTATGTGGGTGTCCCCGTGACCTACAGCTTCGGTATCGGTCGGATACGTGCGGTCAGCGCGGCCGGTGGTCGATCCTATCTCCCGCCACGCGGCTTCGACCCTCTTGAGCTTTCTCGAATGCTCGAATCCGGTGAGATCAACGCTCTATCCGCGGTACCGACCCTTCTGCGTATCCTGCTGCAGACGCCGGAAATCATGGAGCGCGACGGCGATAAGCTACGCTGGCTGGAAATTGGTTCACAGTACATGACGGGTGCCGAGAAGCGCGCGATACGCGAGCTTTTCCCCAACGCCCGGATTGTTCAGCACTACGGCCTGACGGAGGCTTCCCGCAGTACTTTCCTGAAGATCTCCGAGGTTCCAGATAATCTGTTGGACTCTGTCGGTACGGCGGTCGGCGCGACCGAGGTGGGAATATCGCAGGAAGGACGGATCCGAATTCGTGGCCCGCATGTCGCCCGCTGGCGCGTGGGCACCGAAGAGCTGGTGGACCTTTGCGATCCCGATGGTTGGCTGGAGACCAACGATCTGGGGCACATGAAGGACGGCTATCTGTATTATGATGGCAGGGCCGACGATCTCATCAATAGCGGCGGCATCAAGATCAATCCGGATATGCTGGAGGCACGGATTGGCAAGCTTCTCGGGCACGGAGCTACGGTCGTCGTCGCCAAGGTGCCGGACGCACTTCGCGGCGAGGGTATTCTCGTGGCCACCGAGGCACCCGACGTTGCGATCGACCGGCTTCGCTCGGTGTCGGTCGAGGCCCTGGCAGAGCTGAACGTCAACGCCGGAAATGCGCTGCATGTCATGGTGATGCCGGCAATGCCGAGGACCGCGACCGGCAAGCCCTTGCGCCGCCTCCTGACCGAAGATTTTATCCGGACTTTAGCGGTGCCTTCGGTTGATCCCGTTACCGCCCAGGAAGTCCGCTCTGGCACCGACGATGTGCGAGCCTATTTCATACAATCCTTTCCCGGACGAAGCATCGGTGAGCAGGATAGCTTCCAGAGCATGGGTGGAGACTCGCTCAGCTACATTCAGTTTTCTCTTGGCTTCGAGAGTCGCTTTGGTTCGTTGCCTAACGACTGGGAGTCGCTGACTGTCGCGCAACTCGAGAGAAAGCCACTTACAAACGACAAACGGATCTGGCGCCAGCTACCATCGGCCACGTTGACGCGCGCCTTTTTCATGATTTGTATCGTCGCCCTGCATTTCGATACATTCATCTACAGTAGTAATTGGGGCGCCGCGTATTTTCTCTTCATGCTGTGTGGCTACAGCGTGATGCGTTTTCAGTGGCCAGAGATCAGTCGAACCGGAAAAGTCTACACGATTTTCGGCACCGTCGTGCGCGTTGCCATTCCAACGATACTGGTCATCGTCGCTATGCAGCTTTGGGCGAGAACTTTCGAGTTAAAGCCGCTGCTGCTGATATCCAACTTATTCGATCCGGCAAAGTATCGAGTGGCATTCTACTACTTTGCCGAAATATATATGCAGCTCCTCCTGATAATCGCTGCGTTGTTGTCGATCCCAACGGTCCGTGATTGGCTCCGCAAAAGGCCGATGGTCACTTGCACCGCCTTCATCGCTGTTGCGATGGCGGTAAGCGGCGTCGTAAATCAGGTCTGGGATACGACCTATATCTATCATCGTACACCGATCTGGTATTGCTGGACGGTTGGAGCCGGCATGTTGATGGCCAGCGCCCGTGATCTGAGAAGTCGAGTTGTTGCGTTAGCGATTGTTACCGTTTCTGTGGTGGCACACCACGGTCTCACATCGGCAAGTGCCTATATACTTGGCGGTGCATCAATACTGCTTTTTTGGCCCGCCATAACTGTTCCCTCTTTGATAGGAATCATCGTATCCGAGATCGCTGCCTCGTCGATGTTCTTATATCTTAGTCATACCCAGGTTCGATCACTGGTTATCCGCCTATTCCACGGCCCGATGCCACGGATCGCCCTGGTTCTGGCGATTGTGGTCGGGATGGTGTTCGCGCGAGTTTATAATTGGCTCGACCGCCAGGTACTCGCCTTCGCGAGAACAAGCGGTGCGGTGGCGAGTACCCGTCGCCTTGTGCGCCGGTGGCGTGGAACGCTCGCTTCATCCGGTTCAAGGGCATGA
- a CDS encoding 4'-phosphopantetheinyl transferase superfamily protein, translating to MTEAVRDSTAVVRLDVDAPIALWAVDLRIEPDPAHVALFDSTERARHQRFRFARDRRRYRAAHVALRRLLAKASGIAMPDQRFVTGDYGKPALAGQPALAFNMSYAGDVALIGIGQGRSIGVDAEVRRQIDDLAGLADSVFTDSERLGLMAEPAGALRDAAFLQGWTRKEACIKALGTGLSASLDFAVGVAAPPRVSTVFAEAGRTAIEVGSFRLGPMVIGAWAQRL from the coding sequence TTGACTGAAGCGGTGCGCGACTCGACTGCCGTGGTCCGCCTGGATGTTGATGCCCCTATCGCGCTCTGGGCCGTCGACCTGCGCATCGAGCCGGACCCGGCGCATGTTGCGCTGTTCGACTCCACCGAGCGCGCCCGCCACCAGCGGTTTCGATTCGCGCGCGATCGGCGGCGCTACCGGGCCGCGCATGTCGCGCTGCGCCGCCTGCTGGCGAAAGCCAGCGGGATTGCGATGCCCGATCAGCGATTCGTGACCGGTGACTACGGCAAGCCGGCGCTGGCCGGCCAGCCGGCGCTTGCCTTCAACATGTCCTACGCCGGCGATGTCGCGCTGATCGGCATCGGCCAAGGCCGTTCGATCGGGGTCGACGCCGAGGTGCGGCGCCAGATCGACGATCTGGCTGGGCTCGCGGATAGTGTGTTCACCGACAGCGAGCGGCTCGGCCTGATGGCCGAGCCCGCCGGCGCCTTGCGCGACGCCGCCTTCCTTCAGGGGTGGACGCGCAAGGAGGCCTGCATCAAGGCACTGGGAACCGGCCTGTCGGCCTCGCTCGATTTCGCCGTGGGAGTTGCCGCTCCCCCGCGCGTCTCGACCGTCTTCGCCGAAGCTGGACGCACCGCCATCGAGGTCGGTTCGTTCAGGCTCGGCCCGATGGTGATCGGCGCGTGGGCGCAGCGCTTATGA